TATCAATTTGATCTCTCAGGTAAGCTACATATATCTATTTGATCTCTCAGGTAAGCTACATATATCAATTTGATCTCTCAACGACAACCAAACCAATTAATTAAATCATACAGTACAACTAGCTTTTAAATCCTGTCTTGAACAATAAACCAAATTGTCACATACAATTTTTGCAATTAGTGTTTCCACATTGAAATCCTGTAACTAAGTTATGATTACAGATAACCGATTCAATATCATGAGTATGCTTATCTATTTAATCCTGTATcattattaaaggcccactccCTTTCCAGAATAAAAtctaaaggtttcttaaaaacactaataacaaaagaatatacatcgatggcctaagatgaggttacgacaccaaataTATGCAAGATTTCTAACGTTctctgttttgccgtctgacgcagtgatagtcaactgcCATGCGGTGTTTAGGACAACagcaagaaaaataaaatgacctgcgttatgaaaattaacattttatttattctaactAAACTGTTCGGAAGGTGATGATAGTGTGTTAGCAGCTGTTAGTTAATAACTTTCGGGACTCTACAAAATAATtgatctcattttacattcccattttaagaactaaaagtcgtttcggaaaggtagtgggcctttaaacacTAGAATTAGGATACACCTTTAGTAGACTATAAATGTACACACAGAGAGAAGCATGGAGAGACGATACATGTATCATGATAATGAGAAACAAGATCCACTCTTTAGGTAGAACATCCaattacaacatatatacatcatttTCATTCTGTCTTTACATGttacagaattacctcccttgcaggtaggtgtCCATTGTGACGTCGTTATTTTTTTGAGCAAAATTaacatcattttctctgaaaagtatgatgctATGCTTGCAAACAcaagacgtcacaatcaatacttatcCTTGTAAGgacaataactctgtaatatgcactTATAGTATAtggtatacaaaatatgaaaaagataaATGTATACTTATTATAACACGCTAATTAGTAGTATATTTTCAGAATTTTGGTGTTAAGATAGATGAGTTAaaaattagaaagaaaattattttctgtttatacattttatacaaaacACATCTAGATTTCAAAGTACAATGTTCTTCAAAAACACTTTATGATATGCTACATtgtaattttaatataatttgtttttagacttccatatatgttttctaGATGTTCCAGATATTCAACAACTATCCTGGAATGAcacaattaaaattttgagACCTTGCATTTTAATTGCTTGCAAAGATTTGAAGCATTCAGTTCTGTAACTAGGTAGGATTCAATTCAAAATCTACTTGGCACTCATACTAAGTATTAGGGAATAATTAGAAACTTTTGACATtatctttaaatgaatatatCAATCAGCAATTTTCAGGGATTtttaaatattctgtatttgcatgttacagagttatctgcccttgcaaaTCAGTTTTGATCATTGTGTCATGTAGGGTAATCTTATTTTTTCCAGATAAAACAGCAATTTTTGCACATAAACTCTTACattaagggcagataactctataatttGCAACGACAAAATATCAATCACAAGTACATCACCAGGACAGTTGTAAGCCTAGCACATTTCCTGGAAGTCTATGATTACCTCGACTCCTCAGCGACTGTGATTAGGGATGGTAAAAGAGGAAGTACCCACCTTAGGGGTGACTGTGGTTTGTGAGTGGGTGGTAGCTGAGATGGTTGTACTAGACAAGGTTGCCTCCTTGGAGACTGACTGTGAAAAGTGACACAGCAACTTAAGGTTAGCTCACAACACGACAAACAACACACCGTAACACTGTATCATCGCCTGTCTGGCACACAACTTTACAATATGCTATATCATTAAATCtgtgattttgtgatttttttaaaagaagaaTAATACTATATAGCTAATGCATGTCATAACAAAGTTTATATGCatttatatactataaataCTGAAGAGAAATTAGACAGTACGTCTTACTTCCAAAAGTAGTAATTGAAAGTGCtcaacttattcacccctgaaatttcaaaatggactgGTCTAGCCTTTGATctaagagcctaaatgtgtcttcacgGGTGTATGAGTTAAGGAATCAACCAAGCAATGCAAGATtctaattgatataaatatatatatatttaaatatattacaattcTATAATATAATGATACTATCACACAAATGATATAGCATATTGAaggaaaaaagaaacaaaaattacaATGATAATATAACAGAAGGAACCCATAAATAATAAGGTAAACTTAAAATAAACCAAATTACAGATTAcatatgacaagtttacaatAGCAAAGATATACAGAACTTAAAAATATACAACAGGTTGACTGCTTTTTGTAAGTgtgaaataatacaataaaatatgaagaaataaaataacCAAAAATAATGGACTCTACAACAATTTGTGAAAAAAAGCTTGGTGTAACAtgatgtttgtttataaaaacatGTACTAATTAATTGAATCTTTAAGAACATATGAATCATCAAAAACACATACATGTTTGCACATGCCAATTGAATGAGATTTATTGGTTtccaataatgaaatatttagtcATTCTCTAAGAACTTCAAAAATGCATGAACAATATCAACCAAACCCAAGCCAGGACCCTGAAATCTATACTTAAGCCAGATAGATCAAccttttctccaggtactctggctgCTAACCTGACAtgcccttaaatgaccctggctgttaataggataaaacaaaaacaagctAATGCATTAGCAATCTTGTTGAAATGTGGAATACTGTAGAGGAATCCTGGGTgtgatagatacatgtatattaattgaAATAGCCTATATACTGAGCTAGCATCAGGAGTGCATATGATTATATACATGCGGAAAAAGGAGCACCTGTTTCAAAAGTGAACTGTAATCTTCTTCGTAGCAAACACGGTACATTGGGCCTCTCCTTATCCAGATTAATATCCTTGACAAAATCTTATAAATTCAATTTAAAcagtcatatacatgtatacaaatagaAACTTCTCGACGAAAATTAGACAAATAGATATAATCTATAATCAATTAGTAtcaatttgtatcaatttgtaattaccatggtaacaccAACTACAAATCTGAGTAAAAAGAGGCCCACTGTACGATTCCATCCACCATGCTGTTGTGGCAGCCCCACTATAGGcagatatatatactggtacatatacaaacatacaccTCAACCAATCTCTAACCTTAGCCTCAACACAAGGCAATgtcaatacaatgtaattgtggggggaaaaaacaacaaaacacgaTAAGGGGAAAAAAGATTACAACACAACTAAAATAGCTTTCATAACTCATGTTTGGAGTACAAAAACTAgcatctacaaatacacatgtcATGGTAACAAATGTGTACACAGAGCAGTTATATACAGgcataaagggagataactgccTCCACAATATGATGTCCATCTTACTGTAATATTCATAATATTTTCCTGCCAGTGATGCATATggtcatatatatattctgcCAAATTCTGGTACCAGATATTTTTATATCTGAATTTTGGTGACTATGATTTGTCTCAATATTTAGAGTCATTTCCTTTTACTGCAGTATCAGTAGAAGGATTCAAAATGATGAAGAGAAGTGAGTTAACTGGAGAAGCTTTGAGAAAGCCTTCCACCGACTGTATTGACATGTGAAGGGTCGTTTGGAATAATTCTTGAAACATTGCATTATGAAATTAATTGACAAACTACAGCCAGCTTTAGACGGCATGGTCAAGATGCTGCGAATAGGCACAAAAACATGCAGCATTCCATGGGTATCCAGCAATTGTtctcaatatttacattttgttacGTATAACAGTCTAGATTCAAATCAGTTTCCACTTTTATAAGTAATTATCTGTACAacacaattttaaaacaaaactttaaaaaaacccatcaaACCTTCTAGGTAACATAGTAGCGTTTTACCTAAGAAGAttgatgtatattttttgtgtcTGTGTGGAACATGGCAGTAATCGTTTgatttttaaaggcccacttcctttccggagcaaaatttaaaggtttcttaaaacattaataacaaaagaaaatatatatcgatggcttaagatgaggttacaacactaaacatatgcaagatttcctgtctaatgaacgataacagtggagattcatttcgctgttttgctgtctggcgcagtgatagtcaactaccgcgcggcatttaggacgacggcgggaaacataaaacgacccgcgttatgaaaattaacattttatttattctaattaaacagttctgaaggtgatgataagtgtgctagtaaacgtatagttaataacttctgcgactctacaaaattattgatctcgttttacattcctattttaaaaattaaaagccgttttggaaaggtagtggccctttaacaTGATATAAAATGTTGTACACTTGTCAGATTGACTTTTCAGTTTTTGTCTTGTATCACTAATAACATTAATTACGTCACAGTATTTTTGTGTACAATTGTATACATGATGttgtattaaaatcattaatacTATTGACACAATGTAACATTACAGGTATTATAAGATTAATTCAACAGGTACTTAATGAATACAGCaccatatatatagtaatttCAACAAATCCTGTACATACACGTTTCTTTGATAACAAACAGTGACTACATGCTTAAAGCTGGGTAGACATCAGTCAACTACAAACAGTCCAACACCAGCACCTTTCACAAGGTTTATATACAATAGGTGATTACATATCTCAGTGGGCAGGTATATATAAACAGTAGCAGGATCAACAGGTAGTCATCAACACTGTATGATTTGTCTTCCattcaattaattatcataGCTTTTTGCTTTTAATTCCACTTCGACtatgataatttgataaattaaaccatttttgtgtaaaaacaAGAGGCAGCGGATTGTCAAtatggctatatatacatatatgccttcatcatcattttttttttaaataagaataTTGACAAATACACAAATCATTTGATGGACTTTGTACCTGTTTGCATAGCTAAGTAAACCTTTCCTTCTCCACAACCTTCAAGTAAAACTACAATGCATATAACCAGCAAGGATCCTTAATAGCAGAGTGTCAAACCAGTGCAAAAACCCATACCAACCTGGAGCAGCATTCCATTGGTGCAATGTTAGTAAACCAACCAATCACAAACCACCTACCTTGATGGAGCCTGTTGATGACATACCCATGCCAGATGGGTAGCCTCTTCCCATTGGCTGGAGTCCTGGTGCCATCATATTACCCTGCATCATTGGCTGTAAATAAGAAACATGTGAAATACAATTTACCTAAGTTACCTGGTACACCTCTGGCAACCTGACACATCAAATAAGGATTTAGTAGTTGGGTTATCACTTCATTTACATAACATTACATAGCATGCATGGTTTCCTGGAAGAAGCTGGTTACCACTTCATTAGACAACAATCATGATTGCCATGTCTACAACAGCATAGTTACAGTACAGGGATTTGTTCTTTATGACGACAAACCACTATCAGACTGCTTCAACAGAAACCATCATGGGGGAACTAGGGAAAATACCATGTGTCTCTGAATTTTTATTGAGTTTACAAGCATGGAATTCTGACAATCCCATTCCCCTGTCATCACTGAATATAAGTCTGTTCTTATAGACCTTTgagacaatttttttatattatgggCAAACTAAACTCCATGATCATTTCAaagtatgtatataatttcaCAATTGTTGTTAGATCTTCAGCTGTCAGTCCACATGACAACTTATTTCAATCATACCCTATggcacatttttgaactttatTCTTGAAAGTTGTTCATATTGGACATGgatgtttatgtaatacttttGTTTATGTATGCCTAGATTTGTGCATACCTGCTGCATGCCCATATTTGGCATGCCTCCGTACATGTTGGCAGCGGGTATCATGCCTGTAGGCTGCATGGCTGGAGTCATATTCATCTGTAAGCCAAGTTTATACCGTTACATACTTTCTACAATTATATTCATCTGTAAGCCAAGTTTATACCGTTACATACTTTCTACAATTGAATCTTgacataatgtatatcaaacTCATAATTGCATGGAATAAGCCGTtagattttaaacattttgttggactcaaataaataaattaggaAAATTCAAACTGAATAATGGATAAATCAAAATGATACCATGGTCCTGACATCTTCTAGTTAATTGCTTGTACTTTATATACACAATACTATTTTTAGTGGTATAGAATAGCTTTTGAATAGTTATAAATGCCAGATTCTCTATTACAAATCCTAGTAAAAGCCGACCCTACTTACTGCATTCCCTTGCATAGGAACCTGTGAGGCTGGGGCCATCCCCATCATCATGGGTTGACCAGAAAAGTTCCCCATCGATGTCATCGGTTGTGCCATCGGTTGTGCCATCGGTTGTGACATCGGTTGTTGCATCATGTTTCCACCCATCGGTGTGACAGGTTGTGATGCCAACGGTTGCATAGGGACATTTGGCTGTGTTGGCTGAGCTGGCATGGCCCCACTAGCTCCGCCAAACATATCAAATAGATTATCATCCCCAGCCTTTACTGTGGGTACTGGAGCAGCAGACCCACTCCCCGCGTTAAACGCTGTGAAATCTGCAAACTCGGTATTGTTACTGGAAATGGTAAACAATAAATTAGTGGTATTGAAATTGGTTAACCTGCAGTTAATAAGAAAATGTTTCTAAGATTTTTAATGTCTCCATACCAGAAATTTTGTGTCAAGAGATTTCCTGAATTAAGGATAATTGATGATACTCCGCCCCGATTGTTTTGAAGGGGCACCAGAGGTTACGGTGTTCTGATATGTTCAAATCTCAAATGGAACAGCTGCCAAAGACTGACGGTAggcaaatattttttgtgtttttgtttctaaagacgctccactgccgacagagcataaacgatactcataatttgaaaaataattgatgttCAATCGTctttatatgtgtctaattaacacaaaaaacataatagaaaataatttattttgcttttgatgacTGCTCAAAcaatcttcattccatataggataaagtggcatggaatttttttgggatgcaattaattatttttggtGTTTTTATCTTTCAGTAAAATGATCTgctaatttttttcaaaagtggTACCGGTATTGGTGCTGAACTGACCTTCACAGTTGATAAGATGTAAACCACAAACAACTGTCCTAAACTTGTTACTTACCCTGTTGATGCTGTGCTTGTGTTACTTTGAAATTGTGAGAAATCAGCAAAATCTCCTGTAGCTGTACCTAAAAATAGAATATAACCTCGTACACCAGAATTACACAAGCATTTTGCTGCATAAGGATTTtgcatatgttttaatatgCTTAAATGTTGCAAGAATCCAAGAGAAAACATAGATTGtgattttaattgatttcaaaGAATCATATTACCAAAGAAGTTCAATATGCACCTACACAATGTCAtatatatcatgaaaataaGCTCAATTTGTTCATATTATAGTTTAATTTGAAACTTATATATCTAATCTTTAATGTGACATTTCTAGTCTGGATAATAACATGTCTTGAAGTATTTTCTAATTCTGACCAGAGAATCCATTGTCATAATTCTAATAAAGGATATATATACTATACCTTGTGGTGACGTAGCACCTCTCGGGTTGAAATCTCCGTTTGAGTTGGCAGACTTGAAGTCAGCAAAGTCTGCGTTTTCCTGGGAGTTATCTGCCCCTCCTAGTCCCATGTCGATGAGACTTGGACCATTGTTGGCTAAACTATTACTACTACTGACTTgagactgaaaaaaaaatcagcataTAAACAATGTCATATCAGTTAATTCATCTGTGATGTCAAGGGAATTTTAGAAGAGAAGAATTGTTTCGGAGTGTACAAAATGAAAGAGATTTtgatatcacaacacaatataacatcatatatatcttTTTCTTTCTAGAGGAGACcctttttgtaattttcttttaGTATTAGCAGGGAGAATTTTCTTGTCAATTCATCTGTGTTTGCACATTACAGATATATTTCttgtgggtagatattgattgtgacatcaggTGTTTGTGATCGTAACATCATATTTTAACAGAAAAAGACAAAAGATttaatcataaaataatgaagtcacaattaataccttcCCACAAGAGAGATAACTTGGTAATATGCAAAGTtggaataaatataaataaaataaatataataaatactaaatatttatttttttatctttcttgTCATTTCTTCCACTTGTTCATGATTAttcaaatttgtaaaattattttcatcacAGTACATTAATGTACTAACCCCTTGAATAATTAcatcaaatttgtaaaattattttcatcacAGTACATTCATGTACTAACCCCTTGAATAATTACAACTATATTGGAAATACTGAATTAATCCAATAACACTTATCCGTGTAATGTCATTTATGGTTTTGATTTGTAAATACTTTACAATGTCTTTCccattgtttttttcttcttttatttttagTGAACAACAATCAAATCTTCGGTAAGTTTATACAACGGTTTCTCTACCTGACAGGGCAATGTAAGGCAATTGAATACATTAATAAACCCCAATACAGTCTTTACTGTTAACGTTGCCTCAATAATTCCTGATTATTTTCTGTGTATCATATAAAGGCGATACTTACAATTGAGTCTTTGTCTTTACCATATGTTGATGCTGCACCAAGGTCAAGTTTTTTtgctgaccttgaccttcggTTGTGTGTGATTTTTTCTGTACGTGTAGTGTGTGTGCGTTCTACGGAAGTGTATTCCTCATCATCGTCTTTAAAATCGAAATCATCTTGGTCGTTATTTGATCGGTTTTCTGGCTCATCactgaaaacacaaaaatcaaaattgtacTTAAAAACGTATACATTTTATGCTTTTCATATTTGTGGTTTAGCAAAAAGTACAGGTTGTGAGGCAATAGCAGGCTCCGCTCAAAACAGTGTTCTCCATGTCgattattattatgttttaaatacatgaatacaaattatatatttaataagtCTATATTAGATGATACAAGTGTTAATCATtccttttgataaaaataatgagataaacagaaataaatgaTCTGATGTACTTTTGAGTGAGTATGTGGGGTTACAAGGAGTTTATACTGGAAAATTACAGGAAAAGAAAAAGACCCCAGCTTACTCAGACAAGCATGAAACTTAACATCAAATAGGagacatagaaaaaaaaacactgaaaaCCCTGGTTTTTCAATAAAAGATAATTTGGCCTATTTTGACCTAGCTCCTCATACCATGGGTGTCTGTTAAGACCTACATGCTACTTActttaatttttctattttcttctACCTTAAAGTTTATAATCAAATTAACAAACATTGCTGAAACATGAATTTCTTGTAAGGTGATTCGGTTCAATAAATTCAGTTTTTGTTGTAATTGAAATCTGGTCATGAAAGATTTCTGCAAAATCTAATTTTTTCTTTCTTGTTCACTTATATTACTGGATGTTGATCAATGATCATGATCACACAGCctgtatcaatatttatatcaatttatctgATAACTGGTTCGTCCATGCAGCCATCGTGGCTATGTCGTAAATATTGTAAGACAAATGTGTAacactattgtgacatcacaggtaataatgacgtcataatcaaaatatgatgtcgTACAAAATTTTGTCTcggtagacggaaacgtcaaaTTCTGAGTCTGATTTTGCCACCCttgaaacaaaattgaattgaaagttttgtctatatttccataaatactagttatgtgataaatagaatcttacactcgaggctacatcatttgaaatttattaaacaagtTCAATAAATTGATATATGCTACAAGCCTTTAGGCGAatggtatatcaaattatttaacgagaACCCTAAtatatctcatagtgaaatgtGTTTATCAACATGCAATcaaacaagggagacaactgttccTATCTTGATATGTCATAACAAGCAAATAGATAAGGTATAAATGTACTTTATTCTTCTgctgaaaatttatatttattctttatatgaAGACATGCCCACATTGGATGCCAAGACAGTACCAAACAGTATCCAGGTCAAAGTCCAAAGGACAGCATTATATACGGTGTGCCCTCATTTCATGCAGAACATTTTCAAAAGTCCCAGTTTGTTAGTAATGGTTATGATACAGGTATTAAAAAAGCATTACCGGGTATGTACGACTGCAGTGTATCTGAAGATTACACAATGATATTCAAGgtcatattgaaaacacattatattagtgtattgttttttttaataaattctctcgtacatgtatatatataacttttttttttttaaattccatttCTTTTAAGTACTTGCATCTAATACACCACAACTTGAAAGTAAGGAAAGTCAATCATTATAATACTAAAGCatcatttgatatttcataGATACACCAATGTACCTTAATTTTCAGAAAAAACGACCTTCACAGATTTTATCTACATGGACAATTACTGGCATTTTTCAGATACATTTTTCTTTAATCTTGTCAAATCAGCTATTCTCAGCTTTAGTCTATTATACATATTGGGTATGAAAGATTTTCACAGTCCAAAGACAGCAATGTTCCTGTACTACAAACACAAAGATTATCTGATTATCTCCTTGTTTTAAACAATGTTATTAGCACACAAGTTGTTAGTGCaacaaaaagataaaacatTTGTGTAACCTCTAATTTACTGTGCTTAATACTCACTCACAAGGTGACAACTATGTTTTAAAGGCTGACAGACCAATATTATGTTAAATTTGTTATAATTACGGTATTCAGGTAAAATGACTGGTAAAATTAATACTGTAATGTGTTATACTAATGACTGGTAAAATTAATACTGTAATGTGTTATACTAATGACTGGTAAAATTAATACTGTAATGTGTTATACTAATGACTGGTAAAATTAATACTGTAATGTGTTATACTAATGACTGGTAAAATTAATACTGTAATGTGTTATACTAATGACTGGTAAAATTAATACTGTAATGTGTTATACTAATGACTGGTAAAATTAATACTGTAATGTGTTATACTGTAATAATACTGATTATACTAGACGGTAAAATTAATACTGTAATGTGTTATACTAATGACTGGTAAAATTAAAACTGTACTGGTAAAATTAATACTGTAATGTGTTATActattatttatcaaaaacaCTGGAATGAAAAATGGAATGCCACTTTACAACTAATTCTAGATATAAATCATGTTAAATGAATGTCAGACATGTAGTTAGCAATGTGATTTTGTAATACATTCATGTAGAAATGGCAatgattgtaattttattttttgttaatattttcaaCGTGTCATCAGCATGCATATTAGTCCAATATACcaattgttaattatattttgtaatatatagtTAATATCAGTAGCAATGCAATGGTGttacaattattatatttatatatatataatggtgcagtaattatattatatgaaaTGGAAATATATTATTACAGTAAACTGATATGCATAGACTACTGTAAGTTATATTAATAATGCAAATgagaaaagaacaaaaacatGTGTAAACAAGCtaataatacaacatataacttagtGAATAACTCTACCGTCAAAGTTAACTTATGCCCTGAATTCaagtttttaaatattcaaaGTTCCTATGTAGGAAAAaacacccctccagcccccatgccaaaatttatacaagttctgttccctatGTATACCAAGTGTATTGGTGGGCCAAATTTAGTTCAATCATACAAGTGGATCTTGATTAAAGTAATTTTACCTattattcccctattgggccctttCCCTCCTGCCCAGAGACCCAGAGCCCAAAATTTTTACTTCCCTTTTTTATTCTACGATACTTCTGGCCAAATCTGGTGATATTCATCCGACACTCAATAAGTACGAAACAAGTACTTTTAAAACTCTGCTTAACAGTATTATCTTTTTCCTCAAAAATTCAACAGTTCTCCATTCCTGATGACCTATGAACTCTTACAATCCAAAACACTATTATAACAAGTGATTTAAAAGGATGTTACCCACAATTCAggctcctgccccctgggggtcaagAAACATTAATACAATTTTCCCTACGGATATTTCGGAAAATTTGGTTAAAAACCATGTTTAATTGGGACAAGTAGTGCGATTGATAAAAttttaactctatttcccctattggccctgcccctcctgccccctgggggtcagagccaaaatttatacaagttctgttctccttcccccacggatgtttgtggccaaatttggttacaatccatgtagaactctatgacaagtagcgatttaaaggatttacctctatttccaatattgggccccgcccctcctgcccccggggggtcagagccaaaatgtatacaagttctgttccccttcccccaaggatgtttgtggccaaattttgttacattccattcagaactctatgacaagtagcgattgatagaatttacctctatttcccctattgggccctgcccctcctgccccctgggggtcagagccaaaatttatacaagttctgttctccttcccccacggatgtttgtggccaaatttggttacaatccatgtagaactctatgacaagtagcgatttaaaggatttacctctatttcccatattgggccccgcccctcctgcccccggggggtcagagccaaaatgtatacaagttctgttccccttcccccaaggatgtttgtggccaaattttgttacattccattcagaactctatgacaagtagcgatttaaaggatttacctatatttcccctattgggccccgcccctcctgcccccggggggtcagagccaaaatttatacaagttctgttccccttcccccaaggatgtttgtggcaaaatttagttacaatccatgtagacctctatgac
This genomic window from Argopecten irradians isolate NY chromosome 11, Ai_NY, whole genome shotgun sequence contains:
- the LOC138334995 gene encoding clathrin interactor 1-like isoform X4 — protein: MFADKMWKLRELTDKVTNVVMNYSEVETKVREATSDEAWGPHGTLMQEIARYTFTYEHFPEVMGMLWKRMLHDNKKNWRRVYKSLLLLTYLLKNGSERVVTSSREHLYDLRSLESYTFTDEHGKDQGLNVRQKTQELIEFIQNDEKLREERKKAKKNKDKYVGVAGEGSLGSRYSDRYDEEPSRRDRMDEIEEWDSGRKTMAGEAVDKVKGLWNKVQGRKGPDDVVDYSSSKIPAARRSSLTDFSDEPENRSNNDQDDFDFKDDDEEYTSVERTHTTRTEKITHNRRSRSAKKLDLGAASTYGKDKDSISQVSSSNSLANNGPSLIDMGLGGADNSQENADFADFKSANSNGDFNPRGATSPQGTATGDFADFSQFQSNTSTASTGNNTEFADFTAFNAGSGSAAPVPTVKAGDDNLFDMFGGASGAMPAQPTQPNVPMQPLASQPVTPMGGNMMQQPMSQPMAQPMAQPMTSMGNFSGQPMMMGMAPASQVPMQGNAMNMTPAMQPTGMIPAANMYGGMPNMGMQQPMMQGNMMAPGLQPMGRGYPSGMGMSSTGSIKSVSKEATLSSTTISATTHSQTTVTPKKDANTWSKDASKVNISLDALSPVNKFQKQQQPTMNQLQQQGMAVNMQGGMGMMGSMNMQSSMMGQSSFQQRTDQAFSAFGNIKK